The Salvia miltiorrhiza cultivar Shanhuang (shh) chromosome 2, IMPLAD_Smil_shh, whole genome shotgun sequence DNA window AAAGGTGCATGAGGCGATTCCTTTCTTGGAGGAGATGTGCAGGAGAGAATTCGTGGTTAATTCCGATATCATTTATGCTTTGCATGATGAACTAAGAATTGGAGAAGGTAAAGATGAGAAATTGCAAGAGATTGTTAAGAAAGTTTGTGCTCAAAATTGAGAGAGGTTTCAATCTACTCTCAGCTTTTCTTTTATCTCTAACGCTTGGATTATTCAAGGGCTGTGCGATGTTGGTATATTACAAGGTAATTTTGCTTTTGGCATTGTAAATGCAAATGCTTTCGTACGTTTACAAAAAAATGTTGTGGATGTTTGCATTTGGTGctaataatttttcttttggcaTTGAAATTTTTCTTGGAGATGTTTACAACTTGAATTGATGTTTAAATCTTGAGAAATTGTGCAAATCATGATATCCTCTCCTCTCGCACACATTTAATGTGAATTTCCTTTACAGCCGAGGAGCTCAGTTGGCCGATACCAATGAGTCACGACACGGCTGGTCTGCGGCTGTGTACATTAATTTCTCGTAAGACTGTTTGGCCTTCAAATTGCATTTACACATTTATTGAATCATTATTTCCCCTATTGATATCTCACGCTCATCAATTGATGATCTCATTCAAGCTGACGACGATGTAATCATCATTATAAAATGATGGCTTGATATGATTTGTGGTTACTGTTTGCTAATTGAAGAGTTAAATCTGCACACGCATGAATGTGTTATCTGATAAAATTTAGCTCAAGTGAACTGCTGTCTTGACTGTGTATCCTCCCACGAGGCTCCACCACCGCGACGACGTAGCTGCCGAAGCTTCTGTTGGAGCCATAATACAATGTTTGTGATGTTGATACTGTTGACTGTTGAGTTTGTCTCTTCTATAAAATACTTTGCAGCCTTTACTTTTAACACTTGGACTCATGTCTCCTTTGTGATTAAGCAACTGAAGTATTCTTCTTATAATATGTTCTATTTTCCTTTTCTATAAAGTTAGTTTTTGAAGCATTCTGAATATATTAGTGAGAAGTTTCATGTTCAACTCTTACTACATGCCAAACAAATTTGGTTTCGACATCGAAAAGGCTTAGAATAAGATACAAAGAAAAGATAGTAAAGAGCGGttgcaggaaaaaaaaaaaaaaacattagtATGAgctatattttctaaattttgagTTTAAGATTTCGAAATTACAAATCTCTTACCATTTGATTTGATGGTttgatgattttaaaaaaaaaaaaatgtggggGTTTAAGTCCTACTTGGTTCCATGTGTCCGCCACTAGATATTATGGTGTTCACTTCAATTAAGAGCAATCATTCTTTCTAGTATTATACTAGTATTTTGCATACCATACGATGTAGGAGAaacgtttttatatttctatatttatataaaattgataccaactcaattgttatatttataaattaataaaaaatattaatttttaaagcTTCGATTGTATTTCTCAAATAAATTGTATatgtaatattttatattacaatttatttatttgttatcaCGCATAATACTCTTAATAATGTctaatgctaattttcattatcaaatgatttaaaattatttaattatcgtTAAACTTTATATAGATTTGAAAATTTAAGTTTTTGTAATTttggattttattgagtaactgacgtggattattttattttatttttaaaatatatagtgCACTAGTAACCTATTTTTCCATTTCTTCAGTGACTTGGgcaacattttttttaagaaaataaagtgCATTGATTAgagatttagaaaaaaaaaaatagttgatTTTTCAATGAATTATTCCTTTGATAGAATTGAtctatatttgagttaatttgttactccattcgtcccattatttatgacACATACCTTTTtaacacgaaaattaagaaaaattagaCTGTAGTGTAAAAAATGTGTAAATGTATGTGGGCTCATGtgatttgtagtgtaaaagtgtgtaaagttATGTGAGCCCATGtgatttgtagtgtaaaaacGGTTTTTTTTATGCCatgtcttcttctttttcttttcatcaTTCTATATCTTCCAATCTAATTTTTATATCTTTACGATAACTTTtagtaagaaagaaaaaagatgaaTATGTCTGTAAATAATTATTCACATAAAAAAATGAATCCAAACCTATAATGTGCAACATTGCTAGACAATAGGACTGcaaaactgtaaaacttctatatatatcatcataatATCATATACGTATGCAGACaattaacatgtatgtaccataaCTACGCATTATGTAACCTTgtgttgagaagtaggcctccttcaaaAACACAGTGATCGGCCCGAAGGCTCCCGATCACagtgaccggccaacccgctcgatgactcacggtcacaaCTATGTGCACAAACCCTTAATGACATCTCGCTTCAGCATAGGGCCGATATCGTCTATCTCTCGTAgatggtaacatacaagctcataaaAGTTTTGGCAAGTCAATCACTTTAATATAACATCatttatataataacataattaaatagtgcGCACTTCAAATTCTGAGTTTAGAAAGTCCACCTGATACGTTTAACGATGTAGAAACTCTTGCTCACTTATCTAGGATTGCTACTGTCACCTTCATAATAGCAAGATTCTAAAATAAGATTGAATAACTAGATAAGAAGAAATAGGAGTAACAGCCTAATTAAACTTCTAATTTCTTGCAAAGCTAGGGTTGCATCAACTAGACTAATCAGTAAACTAACTCTATGAACTTTAAGAAAGTATAAACTAATATTCTATCTTATAGGAATTCCTCTACTTGAGAAAATTTAGAAGTAAACAAATCCATTCCATAGAGATCAGTTCACAACTAACCATACATGTAAAACACAAAATCCCGAAGTAATTAATCATATAAGTATAATTATGTCCATCAACTATCATATCAACAAGCTTTAGTAATCAATAATCCTCAATAGGTAATTAGAACAATAAAACCTCAATTCAAGTTTAGTAGTTTAGGTTCTCAATTAACTACCAATCACAAGTTTAAGAAACACACACATTTGAATCCTAACTTTGAAAAATCACATAAAATCAATCGCTTCAAGGAAAAATACGAGCTTTACCTTTTTAGAAAGCTATTaaagtttatatttattagAAATTTACAAAAATACAATATCTCAAGTGTATATGAAATTATCTCACGAAAGGCAGAATCTGCCACAAAACCTTGCTGCTTCGCGCAGTACTTTTAAGAAAATTGTTTGACCTATCTAGAGGTCTCGGATTCAACTGAAATTTTGCAGAGATCTAATACTCATAACGAAGTTATCACTGTAAatatttcaagtcatttggaccaCAGGAACACTCCCGAAAACCCCTCACAAGACACTGGTTCATCCACCTAAACCTGACAGCAACAGATTTTCTGTTGCAACTTAACATACATCTCATATTTTGGCCACATAAGAGAGTGGAGATCCAATTACATCATCTTGCTACATGTTAGAATGCTTTAACTTAAAACTTCACTCACGTTTACCACATCAACATATGACAAGCAAATTATAACACAATCAATCACCACAACTTCTCCAATCAATATTAAAAGTAGTTCTTCCCTTATTCTTAAACTAAAATTGGCCCAACACATAGTAACATGCTCAATATCGCCCAATTTCTATCATATAATCACATTCCACGCTCCCAAGAGTTCAATTATATAAGCATCAACTATTTAGCTATCTTACCTCAAGAATGCCCAAATTCACTTATTCTAAACTATTAGAAAATCATGATTTCTTGTGTCAATTCAAGTGGAAATAGATCTATGCCATCAACTCAGGATATGTTCccgaataaaattaataaccatctaaaattacaaaaatcaCATTGATAAAACTCAGATAGAAGAATCCGACTATTTTCGGATTCAAATACTATTTACATAAAGTGAAACTGAAACCCTAATTCCGCCAATAAATCCCTAACAATCTTGACCAACTTATGTTAACTTATTGATGCAACTCTTATAATAAAGAATACTAAAGAAAATGGCGGGGTATTACATTTTTCTTGACGCTTTCTGACTGTCATGTATAACATAGAACATAACAATTCTTggtattatattatttattattaaatgcgattttattaaaagaaagaaagaaaaaacctaaagaaaaaacccttgaaagcacaaacggagcagactaagggccgggcctcattaaaacctttttacggaaaacccagtgggaaaaaccgtaaaaaggaaaaagagtgcccgtctaaaagagaggagagagcggaagggaaagtttccagaactccggcctaaccatcgtccccaaacaatcccggctctctTCCCAAAAAACGTAAAAGAACAAAACAAAGAAGGCTGAAGAGCCTTCAAAAAACCGAAACAGAGAAAGCTAAACGGCCGGTTAGACTCTGTCGCCATTAGCACCAACCAAAAAAACCCAAGCCAACACAGAGAAACagcacggccggttatacgccgtcgccgtgaggtTTCTAAAATAAAAAGCTCAAGAAACgcacaaaaaagaagaagactcggccggttatacgccgtcacCGGTTTCACCCCATCAGAAAAGACCCTCAAGCGATTCCAAAAGCAACTCCCGGCTGGTAAGACGCCATCGCCGGAGTCAAGAACAGCCTGTGGAGCGCCGCAGCACCAAGTTGCCGAAAAGATCCAGCAACACCACGAACCTAAGTCATACACGCGAGCACCACAACCCGAACCCCACAGCTCGAAGCCAAACAAAGGGCCCAAATGCCCACCAGGTGCTCGATTAAAAGCAGACCACAACCCACCATATGTTCGACAAAAAACCTGACATTAGACATATCCCAAGCAGCAACTAAAGCCGACAAAAGCATCAAACGAGCACCTCCAATGCCAATTCTCAGCACACCCATCGCCCGATCTGTTTCGCACCTGAGGAGAATGTGAGAACTCCCACAGCATTCGCACCAAAGCAGCCGAGAACCCCACCAGAAGACGCCGAACTGAGCTCCCGATTCAGTTCTGAAAAAGTCCAGAGCAGCCAGGACGTAGTTCTGTCGAGACCAGAGCTATCCCAGCAGACGAACAAACACTCCGACAACACACCAAAGCAGCAAGCCATTACTTTCTCCGGATGTGGCTATGGGACCCCATATCAAGGTTCACAGCTGTCTTAATATCGTCAATGGCATACGGCCACCACCCTTCGTCTCTTGCATAGTTAGCCATAATGTCAGCGGGTTTATTTCCTTCTCTATAAATGTGAGTAACTTGAAGATAGAACTCAGGAAGAATGCTCAGAATTTTGTTCCATGAGGCCGCAAACCGCCAAGGAACCGCCGTAGATCTCTCCGAAAGTAGATGGACAATATACGTGGAGTCCGACTCGACCCATAAGTGATGCCAACCCCGATCATGAGCGATGAAGATAGCTTTGATGACGGCGAGGAGTTTGGCTTCAAAAGCAAAACCCACACCTCCTTTAAAGTGGAAGCAGCCACGGACCTAACTAAAATTGTCACGGAAGACACCACCAGCAGCAATATTTCCAGGAGATCCCATTGCAGAACCATCCGTATTAACTTTGATCCAGGGGGAGACTGGGGGCCACCAAAGAACTGATAAAAAATCCATCGGAGGAGCAGCGCGCGACGCTACCCCAATCGCACGAAGAATAGTGTATTCTTTCCAAGAATTATCCATATGCCCAAGTTTAAAGGTATTCTCGATTTCTTTGAAAGAAACCTTTATAATCCTAATGATCTGTCTGTGATCAAAACTCGCATTGTAAAAAATGCAAGAGTTCCGATGAGACCAAATAGCCCATAAAACACCGATAATCCCCGCTCTCCAGTAACAATCCAACTGAGAACTCAACTTATGATTCCAAGCACGGACTAAAAAGCTGTGAATGTCAGAGATAACCATAGCATCTGGAAATTGAAACCAACTGAGAAATTCCAGCCAGATTGGCTGAACATGAATACACGACCACAAGATATGGTCCATGGTTTCATTAGCAGCAAAACAGAAGGTACAAAAATTGGGAGTAATCATACCATGACGGATCAGGCGATCATAAGTAGGAAGTCGACTATGAAGCACTCTCCAGCAGATAAGCGAGCGACGCACAGGAATGTAGGGCCTCCAAATCCAAGATCCCCAACTAACCCTAGGAAACCTGTGGCAGTTATTTGAGAAAGCAAGAGCTGCAGTCACCGCGCCATGTAGAGAAGGTTTCCAAAACCGGGTATCGTTATCATCGCCAACAGGAAGAAGCAAAATATCAATCACAATCTCCGGATAAAGATTAACAAAATCCTGTGTAAAGTGCCATATgccatcataaaaataatcagcCACAGATTGACCAAGAATCTCCGTCACAAAATGAGGTATGCGACATTTATCTTTGATTTTGTATCCCAGCCAATCATCACACCAGAAATTCGTGGTGGTCCCATCACCAACGTAGCAGTACGAATTATCAATCAGCTCACTAACCTCCTCTCTAAGGCCCAGCCAAACCGAAGAAGAGACAGAATTACCCCGAACACTGCCATAAAGGTTTAAATAACGATCTTTCAGCATTTGAAAACCAAAGCTTTTACCACAAATGACCTTCCAAGCCATCTTCATCAAGAAACATTTATTCATAAGAGAAAATGAACGAACACCCAAACCCCCTTCTTCTTTGAGAGCACAGACACGGCTCCAACTAACCGAGCAAGAAGGAGACATATTGATATCTCCAGTCCAGATGAAATTACGACACTTCATGTCAAGATCAGAAATCAAGGACCGCGGCCATTTATAAACCATCATAGAGTGAGTCACGGAGCTCTGAATAACCGATTTAACTAAACAGATACGCCCAGCCATAGACAATAGACGTCCTCTCCATCTAGAAAATTTTGCAATAATCCGATCATGTATAGGCCGAAAGTAGGAGGCTCTGCCACGACCATGAAAGATAGGCACCCCAAGATAAGTGAAGGGAGCACGGCCACAAACAAAACCCAAATCTCGCAAAACCGCGCGCTTTGTGACAGCATAAGTCTTTGAAGAGAAATAGATAAACGATTTCTCAATGCTGCAATCCTGTCCAGACATCCAACTATAGTACTCCAGAATTTTTTTAAGCGTCTTGGCATTTCTAACCGAAGCCTTACAGAACACCAGAATGTCATCAGCATAAAAAAGATGAGTGGGAAACTGAAGATTTCGAGTCATCGTCATAGGAGTAAGATGGCCAGAATCCACGCAGTTGCTAAATAAAGAGCTTAGAACGTCTTCAGCAATGCCGAACAAAATAGGGGAGAGAGGATCTCCTTGTCGAACACCTCTCGTACAACCGAAATAACCATGAAGTTGACCATTATAAAGAATCGACAACCTAGCCGAACGAAGAATAATGTCAATCCAAGTAATAAATCTCTCATCAAACCCATAGGTTCTAAGAACCTTCAGTAAAAAATCCCAACGAAGGGTGTCGAAAGCTTTCCTGATGTCGATCTTACAAGCCATATTTTGACCGCGCCCCGTCCGCCGCAAACAATTGTAACCTTCCGAACCCAGCAGAATACAGTCATGAATAGATCTTCCATgaataaaaccaaactgattCTGAGAGACGTAAATTGACGCAACAAAACTAAGCCTCGCCGCCAACACCTTAgagataattttgaaaaaaaagttGGAGAGGATGATAGGACGCAAGTCAGAAACCGAAATGACAACTTTCTTCTTAGGAATAAGAACCATCGTACTTGAATTACAACCCGTAGGAAGATAAGAGCCAAGAAAGAAGGTGCGAACAGCCTTCCAAATGTCATTCTTGACAATATCCCAGCAAGTCTGAAAGAATTTTCCGGAGAAACCATCTGGACCTGGGGAGCTATTGGAATCCATGCCGAAGACAGCCGCTGAGATCTCCTCATCAGTGGGGACCGCCGAAAGAAAGGCATTGTGTTCATCCGAAATCACAGGTTCAATGACCGCCTCAATAGCAGTAATGTCAACCTCAGAATTAGAATCATCCGTAAAAAGCTTCGTGAAATACTCCACAATATGATCCCCAATGCAATCCTGATCAGAAACCATGTTTCCATCAATCTCCAAAGACTGAACTCTGCTAGGCTTTTTCTTGTAGCGCAGCGAAGCATGAAAAAAAGCCGTGTTTCTGTCACCATCGTTCAGCCAGGAAACACGACTTTTCTGCTGCAATAAACAGCTCTTCTGAGAAAGAGCGACATTAATTCGAGCCTGGGCTTGAACCTCCTTATCAAATAGCTCATCAGAGTATCCCTGAGAAGAAATATTTAACTGAATATCAGTTAGCTCCCTCTGGGCGGCAGTCACGAGATCATCAACCATCACAAACGTATTCCTGTTCCAGC harbors:
- the LOC131007855 gene encoding uncharacterized protein LOC131007855 — its product is MVIMGDFNAVKGAHERVSNRMPDQISCRDFCSFIDETGFIESSIVGLRFTWSGRRFMPSHVESLLDRALYSDSFSDFWFLIYTQNLARVTSDHSLIVLQCCLPPRVNRRFFRFLNMWASHPNFLNMVETSWSQDMQVLCPIYLVMAKLKRLKRDLQSWNRNTFVMVDDLVTAAQRELTDIQLNISSQGYSDELFDKEVQAQARINVALSQKSCLLQQKSRVSWLNDGDRNTAFFHASLRYKKKPSRVQSLEIDGNMVSDQDCIGDHIVEYFTKLFTDDSNSEVDITAIEAVIEPVISDEHNAFLSAVPTDEEISAAVFGMDSNSSPGPDGFSGKFFQTCWDIVKNDIWKAVRTFFLGSYLPTGCNSSTMVLIPKKKVVISVSDLRPIILSNFFFKIISKVLAARLSFVASIYVSQNQFGFIHGRSIHDCILLGSEGYNCLRRTGRGQNMACKIDIRKAFDTLRWDFLLKVLRTYGFDERFITWIDIILRSARLSILYNGQLHGYFGCTRGVRQGDPLSPILFGIAEDVLSSLFSNCVDSGHLTPMTMTRNLQFPTHLFYADDILVFCKASVRNAKTLKKILEYYSWMSGQDCSIEKSFIYFSSKTYAVTKRAVLRDLGFVCGRAPFTYLGVPIFHGRGRASYFRPIHDRIIAKFSRWRGRLLSMAGRICLVKSVIQSSVTHSMMVYKWPRSLISDLDMKCRNFIWTGDINMSPSCSVSWSRVCALKEEGGLGVRSFSLMNKCFLMKMAWKVICGKSFGFQMLKDRYLNLYGSVRGNSVSSSVWLGLREEVSELIDNSYCYVGDGTTTNFWCDDWLGYKIKDKCRIPHFVTEILGQSVADYFYDGIWHFTQDFVNLYPEIVIDILLLPVGDDNDTRFWKPSLHGAVTAALAFSNNCHRFPRVSWGSWIWRPYIPVRRSLICWRVLHSRLPTYDRLIRHGMITPNFCTFCFAANETMDHILWSCIHVQPIWLEFLSWFQFPDAMVISDIHSFLVRAWNHKLSSQLDCYWRAGIIGVLWAIWSHRNSCIFYNASFDHRQIIRIIKVSFKEIENTFKLGHMDNSWKEYTILRAIGVASRAAPPMDFLSVLWWPPVSPWIKVNTDGSAMGSPGNIAAGAKLLAVIKAIFIAHDRGWHHLWVESDSTYIVHLLSERSTAVPWRFAASWNKILSILPEFYLQVTHIYREGNKPADIMANYARDEGWWPYAIDDIKTANYVLAALDFFRTESGAQFGVFWWGSRLLWCECCGSSHILLRCETDRAMGVLRIGIGGARLMLLSALVAAWDMSNVRFFVEHMVRGVAGSFRQLGAAALHRLFLTPAMASYQPGVAFGIA